CTGCCTTAGGGAAGCCAAGGAAGCAGAAAAGGATGCTCCAACCATTGGTATAGATGAGCTCAAGCGCCAAATGGGAGGGCGAACAAGGCGTTCCACCGGATTGCGTACCTTGCCCAAAAAGCGGGCTTCCAGGTGAACTTTGTGTTATACCACATTATAAACCGTAATCAACAATTCTCCAGTGTGTGTCCCGTGCAAGTCTTGTAGATGAAGCACGCAATTGAGAAAAATTGATAGCTGGTCAACTGTAGCGTAACGCAAGATGTCCAGTTATGATTTTTGCGATAGGTTGTAACCCAGATTGAATGAGTAGTCGTTTACCTGTTAGCCCTTGAAAAGAAACGAATTGCGCTGCCCTGTATAGCCTCTTTAGGAGAACAAAATTTATTAATACTGACATCATTCCTGCAAACTACATAAAACTCAATATGAAAACCCTTTAGAACCTCAAGAATCTTGT
Above is a genomic segment from Pseudomonadota bacterium containing:
- a CDS encoding type II toxin-antitoxin system Phd/YefM family antitoxin, which produces MVTLNAQIIKKEGRKEYVILPYEEFLKVQEELHNYEDLRCLREAKEAEKDAPTIGIDELKRQMGGRTRRSTGLRTLPKKRASR